The following proteins come from a genomic window of Papilio machaon chromosome 7, ilPapMach1.1, whole genome shotgun sequence:
- the LOC123721152 gene encoding uncharacterized protein LOC123721152 has translation MLKKGDIEKCHFVPLSSLERVIDMVENYNPEHDHRCQRNLLKLQLEGGSTENNFRQRKWRHKLHAAMSHAIYAHDWDKLLYLLKKSPIWEHDTNRLDQLPIYTRAMTILLMYHPYAKAQSLLSEYFHMVLSCRSDEDKKAVFKVLLSLTEKLHGRS, from the exons ATGTTGAAGAAAGGGGATATCGAAAAATGTCACTTTGTGCCTCTCAGTTCTTtg GAAAGAGTTATAGATATGGTAGAAAATTACAATCCAGAACATGACCACAGATGTCAACGCAATTTACTAAAGTTGCAATTAGAGGGTGGGTCTACTGAAAATAACTTCAGACAGAGAAAGTGGAGGCACAAGTTACACGCAGCTATGAGCCATGCAATATACGCCCATGATTGGGACAAACTTCTGTACTTATTGAAGAAGTCACCTATTTGGGAACATGATACCAATAGGCTGGATCAACTGCCTATTTATACAAGA gCAATGACAATATTATTGATGTACCATCCTTATGCCAAAGCACAATCCTTGCTCAGTGAATACTTCCACATGGTACTGTCATGTCGCTCTGATGAAGACAAGAAAGcagtttttaaagttttattatctcTGACGGAGAAGCTTCACGGAAGAAGTTAG